tatatatcTTAGAGGGGGACGGAATTCTCCATCTAATAAATTTATAAGCGCAAATGGCTCCTTGTTAAGCAGGAACGTTCTAAATTTTTATTCCATTCGAGTAAAATATGTTATAGTACTAATTGAAATTTTAACCtgtaagtttttttaaattaatcttaatttaattaacaaagttAAGTTAAGCCTTACGTGTTTGATGTCTTGTATTTGAGTATGTAGAAATTTAGAAATACAATAAGTCAAACGGAAGATGCAGTGAGTGATAAGGATGATGCATGAAGAGAGCCGATAATCTTGGTGCATATGGAAGACGAGGAGTTGCGGAATAATACATTGGTAGAGTGTGAAGGACACACATGGAACATcctagggacgagaagccaagagAAAGTTTGCTCAAGGAGAAAATTGGAATTGAGTTCGGTTAAGTTCAACTCGAGACGTCTCGAATCATCATCTAGGCAAGTGAGATTAAGAATGGTCAATTGCTATGATTAACTAACCATTCTAGATACTTATATTGACATGAGGCGCCCTGAAGACTTGAAGCACCTCGGTTGTCCAACCGAGGTGCCTCGAATGTCAGCCTCTTGAGGCGCCTTAGTTGAATTGAGGTGTTTCAAAAGCCAAGGAGTCGTTGATGATTTGATAAGCAGCAGAGTCTAACTTAGCCTAATTGAAGCTTCTTCGATAAACCAAGGCACTTCCGATGTCGCCAAATCAAAAAACCAACTATTATGCATGTATAAAGAACAGCTGGTTGGAGACGCCTTCAATCGTACGAGGCGCCTCCAAAGTGACACGTTAATAAAATAGTCATTTCGATCATTTGGCTATAAATAGAGACGTTGTCCTCTATATTTAGTAACAAACTTTGtatttatttctaaatttagTTTTAGTTGTTTATAAGATCAAATATTGTAAGAAACTACTCCGCCTCCTACCCTTGTAAAAGAAGGAAATGGATAGTACTTTCAATTACCTTGATTTAACAACTACATAGATTGTAACAAAGTAAATACTCAAGTCTCTTatatctttacatgttatttttatttaattaattagtatGTCCTTGTTAGTAAATTAGTAAAAGAAATACTTTAACTTTTTGTATATTTCTGATTATAATAGAACCGTATGTCAAATGAAAAAATGTCACTATTTTACCAAATAGtagtaataataattttaaaaaacataataTTATTGTAAAGTGCCTTTTAAagatttataaattattaaaatcCTTGTAAGGAGTtattttgtttttagaaaaaaataaaaaacccaCATTTTACAAATCATCACAAAGGCATCTTTTTTCCAAAAGAATAAAATTGATGTTccttattttatttcaaaattatctatTAATCTAATATTGTTAAAATTATCAGATAGTTTTGAAAATGTATAATAGATATCGGATATTTTCTAATGTTGAGCTGCTATTGAgcaatttttataatatatagaAGTTACTTAGTAGTTATTATAATATGTAGAGATTATCTAGTAATTACAATTTCTTTAAACTTAGTTTAGAAGTTTGAAGGAAAATgaaaacaatagaaaaagaaatgaatgagagagaaagtaagaGAAGAGAAatgatattgatcctgtccgaaagctgaatcaacggatgctGGACACGTGACGCTCCTCGAGTCattgacgtggatctccgaccgatCGTACGGCCGGGTGGCACTCACctcccgtccggccggccggcactcacatcacgtccgaccCTCCATATGCACTAGTATGCTTGGGAGATCCTCGATAATGTGCTATGtggggactgttcgcagtataTTATCTTATGTCTTTGAACCCCGACTCTAGCCGGATCAGATATGTTTTGTTATTTGGGAGTGGAGGAAGGAAAAAAAGGGAAATAACTTTTTCCCTCCAACAAAAatttctcctcattttctcttatttttaggtagcaaatattttaattataaaggGAAAACTTTCCCTTTCGTCactctcttttcttttatattaAAAACTCTcaaacattattattattattttacttttccaactctatcttttcctttctttctgaTTTAAAGCTACCTAAAATGAGTTGAAGATTTATGATTTAGTATTTATAATGTGTAGAAGTTTACACAGTGTTGCTAACATGTTTActgtaagtttaaaatttaaaatatttgaacactaatatattaaaattatttttacaactatttttaaaatattttaattaagttaaattttttttaaacaaattaataattaatattttaatataatagtgtTCATATATTGTAAATCTTAACCTcacaataaatatatcataatagCTACGCATAGTTTCTACgtattataataataatttttacatATAGTAATAATTAATAGATAGTttgtatataatataaattttaaattcttaattcacCCTAAAAGAATTGTAAAAGCTGCTAATAACACgggataattttaaaataaaatcataaaaggGAGGCGCATTGAATTTGTTGGAAAAACACAGAGCGCTCAGTTTCTCTTAATTTGggcccttttgattttttttaaccaaaataaataattattatgctgttatcttttttttttttgtgcttttCCTATGGGCCTATGGCTTTTGCCGATCTAACTTCTAAGTGGGCCGAACAACAGGCTAGCCCATTAGTACCAGCTTTCTCACTACGACTGTGTAACACTGCGACGAACCAAAACCCCTAGAAATCTCCTCCGCCGGTGCCGAGCAGGAAGGAGATCGGGAGAGCCGAAACCATGGCGTTCTCCTTCaactcttccttttcttcctcgTCGTCTTCTTCGTCCTCGTCCTTCTCCTTCCCATCCCAACCCTCAGTCTCTTccgcttcctcctctttctccctctcttccgcCTCCCCCTTCTCCTTCGCTCCCACCGCCGCTGGCGCCGCCTCATCTTCCGCCACTGGTTTCTCCCTAGGCGCTTCTTCCTCCGCTGGTTCATCCCCATCTCTCTTCGGCCTCTCAACCTTTGGCTCCTCATCGGCCGCATCCTCCGCCTTTTCTACCTCCAGTCTTTTCTCGACGTCTGCTCCATCTTCCGCCGCTTCTACCTTCAGTCTTTTCCCGCCATCGGTTCCATCTTCCGCTGCTACTACCTCTAGTCTTTTCTCGCCATCTGCTCCATCCTCCGCCTCTACTGCCCCCGGTCTATTTTCCTCGCAGGCGGTCTCTGCTCCCAAACCTATCCCTTTTCCCTCAGCATCCGCCGCACCTTCCGCTTCCTCAAGCCCTAATTTTGGTTTTGGATTGGGGGCTTCGACTCCCAACTTCGGCTTCGGTTCGTCTTCCACTGCTGCCTCTCCGTTGTTAGGTACTTCCGCTTCCCCTCCGGCGCCGGCGCCGGCCTTGTCCTCGGCTCAGACACTGTTTGCTTCGTCAGCTAGTGCCGCACCTTCGGTGCCTTCGTTTGCTACGTCCTCATCTCCCCCCGCCTTTTCTGTGCCGACGACGTCTGCTTCAGCTCCATCCTTCGTATCCCCGTTTCCTGCCTCCTCCTCTGCGTCCCCtctattctcttcttctgctGCCGCTACTTCCTCTCCTGCCATCACCAGCATTTCGACCTCTCCTTTCTCCTTTGGGAGTGGCAGTTCCTTTGCTCCGAGTTCGTTCGATGCCGTGTCGTCTGGTAGTACTACTTCGTCCTCACCTGTTACTACCACGTCCACCTTGGCAACTGGCTTTTCTTTTGCGACTCCGACATCTGCTGTGTCCCAACCTTCCTTTGGGTTTACCAATGCTGCTACATCAACTCCCTCTGGTGCATCTATGTTCTCCGCTCCTACTTCTGCAAAGCCTTCAACTCTGTCATTTGGATTTGGGTCTTCTCCCGCATTGCCCGTATCAAGCGTGGCACCAACTGTCACAACTGCAAGCACTACTTCTCCGCCTGCCGTGACACCTGTAGCTACGTCTTCCTCGTTGTTTGCTACAGCAGTCCCTTCGTCTGTTACATCTCCTCTGTCATTTCAAATTCCTTCATCATCTCCAGCAGCCGCTGCATCTGCCGCCACAGCCGCTGCTTCAAAAACGACATCAAGTAGCACACCTACACTTGCTTTCCCAAGCTTTGGTGTATCAACACCCGCGGCTGCTCTCTCCAGCACGGCATCAACAATAACATCCATTCCACTTCAACCTGCACCAGCTGCCTCTTTGTTAGGTATATTCATATATGATAAACTTAAAAATCTCAGAAAAATTGGGCATACGCATTTTAGAACATGTTGCATGCGTCCTTTCTTGTGGGCCAAATTCTCTCATTGATCAGGGTCATGACAAGCTAATCCACTAACTTTGTTGCTTGGATCATATGGACAAATGATACATGTTTAAGTGTTGAAATGAACTTATCCAGTTTTCGACCAAACTTAATCTGCCCACCATATTCTTTGTGAAACTAAAGTATTTTATAGAATACAATTTCTTTGTGGAGAAAAGTACTTAATAACGGGAGGCAAAACTTAATGTATTATGTGAGAATTCATGCTCCAGATTACAGGATAGTAGAGGCTTAGGGTCCACAAGAAATGTAGAAGATATTAGTTGGCATGGTTTAATGAAGGATTGAATTTGTCATTTAACTCTTTATATCAAAATTCTTACAATAAATTTCTTTGTAGGGGAAATGTATATTAATAATGAGAGGTAAAAATGAATGCATTATGTGAGAGTTCATGCCCcaaataacaagataaataggcTTAGGGGCCACAATGAAGGGTAGAAGATATTAGTGGGCGGGTTGAGAGAAGGATTCAATTTGTTGCTAACTCTTTTATCTCAAATGTCTTACTATATTTGGTTAACTGTGCTTGATATTACAATATTATGTTTCTTGATATGCTGTTGTGTGCATTAACCACATTCTTTGCATTGCAATGTGCAGCTTTCATGTTTTActgattaaattataatttctaAGTGCATTCTTAACTTTTTTCTTCCTTAGGTTCCTCCATTTCGGCATCTTCAAGTTTGTCTAGTAGTTCTCTTACAAGTCAAGCTTTAACGCCAGCTGTTCAAGCTGCGAGTCACGGGTTTGTGCACTTTTTTGACCAaccttttatttttgtttctttttt
This window of the Zingiber officinale cultivar Zhangliang chromosome 3B, Zo_v1.1, whole genome shotgun sequence genome carries:
- the LOC122055285 gene encoding nuclear pore complex protein NUP62-like produces the protein MAFSFNSSFSSSSSSSSSSFSFPSQPSVSSASSSFSLSSASPFSFAPTAAGAASSSATGFSLGASSSAGSSPSLFGLSTFGSSSAASSAFSTSSLFSTSAPSSAASTFSLFPPSVPSSAATTSSLFSPSAPSSASTAPGLFSSQAVSAPKPIPFPSASAAPSASSSPNFGFGLGASTPNFGFGSSSTAASPLLGTSASPPAPAPALSSAQTLFASSASAAPSVPSFATSSSPPAFSVPTTSASAPSFVSPFPASSSASPLFSSSAAATSSPAITSISTSPFSFGSGSSFAPSSFDAVSSGSTTSSSPVTTTSTLATGFSFATPTSAVSQPSFGFTNAATSTPSGASMFSAPTSAKPSTLSFGFGSSPALPVSSVAPTVTTASTTSPPAVTPVATSSSLFATAVPSSVTSPLSFQIPSSSPAAAASAATAAASKTTSSSTPTLAFPSFGVSTPAAALSSTASTITSIPLQPAPAASLLGSSISASSSLSSSSLTSQALTPAVQAASHGLSTTTSAVQAPKLPSEIAGKTVEEIIKDWNAELQERTTKFQKQATAIAEWDMRILQNREILIRLEAEVAKVVEYQTSLQRQLELIETHQQEVDKALESMEAEAERIYKDERSLLLEDEATSVRDSMYEQAEFIEREMQNMTEQVKSIIQTVNASQGGGLDMIDTMNPLDVVVRILDNQLSTLMWIDEKANEFSDQIQKVADRGAAAERGSKGSKLRPTLL